The genomic region CAGCTTCGATGAGATGTGGGGCTGGATGAGGAGcgggggggaactgggggtgtTTGTGCTTCTGCAGGGGGTTTGCGAACAGATGGGGGGCAGCGAATTGCCTTGGTggcctctccccatctcctcagtagATGATGCACGGCCTGAATAGacgtggcgggggggagggtcTGCTTTGACCCCCCaactcctgcctggggagcctgTTTCCCCCCCAACCCAAGCAGGAGCACCCGTGGGGGGGTTTCCTGGCCGTGCACGCACCTTCTGCTCTTTGTGGGTCGCCCGTGGCGCTGGCAGCCTCTTTCGTGGGGTGCATGTGTGAAATACCGTCATTGCTGTGTGTCCCCCGCCTTCCCCACCGCCTCCCGCTCGGCAGCGGGGCTCGGGGGGCCGGTGGCCGGCAGGGGAGCGCGGTGGTAGCCGGCCGGGGAAGGCGGCTATTGTGCGGAGGCAGCAAGGCGTGTTTGTGTAGCCAAGCAAGCAAATGTGCCGGGCGTCGGGCTCGGGGGAGCcgcgggacggggctgggaggTGCCCCCTGTTCCCAGGACCATCTGGGAGGCGTTTTGGCGGCATCCCCACCGTCAGCATCGCTGTTCGGGGGTCCCCGGGCCAACCTCGCTGGGGGGAGGACGGCCCCAAAATGACGGTGTGAGGCAGGGCTGAGGCTTGTGTTATGTTTTCTGCTTGTCCGCAAACAGCTGTGGGCTCCGGCTTGCggcctgcctcagtttccccatctccGCCACGGGCAGAGCCGTGCTTCCAGCCCTCCCGGGCTTGTCAGCAGGATAAACATGGAGAgcttgcccagaaaagctgtggttgccccatccctggaggggttcaaggccaggttgggcttggagcaacctgctctggtgggaggtgtccctgggtgggacgagatggccttcaaggtcccttcccacccaaaccgttccgtgattccgtgattctaaaCCACGGTGGAGTCCTGGAGGAATCCAGGGCCCCGGGGTTCCTCCTGAGCCCGCTCCCTGACTCAGTTTCCCGGTTGCCGCGATGCTTGTTGGGTCTGGCAGGGAAACACCTGCCCAGGTGTGGCtgatgttttccttctgctcctgcttGCTGTCGCCGGTGCGCGAAGGGCTGCCTTCGCACCCCTCGTAAACCACATTAGAGCCTCCTGACTTAACGCTGGGGGTTATTTAATTGATCGCGATGGGCAGATGCTGGGGAAAAGAGCACCGGTGGCGTAAATCTGGCGCGGGAGCGGGTGGGCGCTCGCCGAGCCGGTGTAATCCCAACCCTCTGGGCCGGGAGAGAAGTTGTTCAGGCGCCGGTTTCTCCCTCCGCCCTTTACCGAAAGCGggtttttcctccagaaaacgTGGTGCCCGGCTCACACGAGGTCTCGGCCCTGAATAAAGCCGGGGAGAGAACCACACGGCGTGGGTTTGAGCTGCCCGGTCCGaggggatgggaggagaggaTTCCCCTCTCGGGATTTGCCCCGGAGCTGTTTGAAATAAGAAAGCTTTCTCATCTAGAAACGCTtggatctaatttttttttaaatttattttttcggAGGAGGGGCCCGGGGGGCCATTTGAATGCAAAAGCTGGTTTGTGTTTGAGGTTCACGGACTCAAAGGCAGGAGAGACGGTTTTCTGACCGCCCCGAAGCCCCAGCCGAGCTCTGGCGGCTTTGAACCCTGTGATGTGCTCCAGCATCCTCCCGAGAAGCCATCCAGTCTGGACTTGAAGATGTCAAGAAATGGCAAATCCTCTCCTCCCCCCTGGGGAGTTAGTTCTGGTGGTTAATCACCTCGCTATTAAAAATGTGAGTTTTCCTCCTCGTTTGCATGGGGCTGGCACTCGCTCCCAGCCCTCGGCGCTCGCTCGGCATCTCCACGGGCTCGGGAAGGAGGCGAAGCGGCTTCTCCTCCTGGAGCCGAGGCATCATCCATTTCCAGCCCGAGCGCCTCGTGCTGCCGAACCGGCTTTCCCCACTCTGCCGGGCAAAccatcaaatgaaaaaatattccctttcttCCCCAAGTTGCTCCACCGGCACCGGGGCGGCCACAGGACAGGAGGATGAGGAGCTCCTGGCTCCAGCGACCTGCGGGATGGCTGCTTGATTTATAAATTAGCCTTGGAAAACTGCTGggtggagggttttttcccccccccagcctttcctGGGGAGAAAGTTGGGCCATTTTGGGCAAGACGGAGGGTCCTCATCGGCTGTATTGGCAGCTTGGGGGTCCCCATGCCCCCGGTGCGGCTGTCCCCTGGCTTGGGGATGAACTTGAAGTGTGGCTACTGGCCGCGGGATTGCGGTGACCGAGGAGCGTTAAATCCACGGGCTGGAGCCTtgaattgctgaaaaaaaaagaagtcttgaTTTTGGGTGATAAATCGGCCTTGCCTCTGCAGGCGAAGGAGCCGGGGGGATGCAGGGACGGTGTTCAGCCTGGCTCCGGACACCTCGGGAGGGTCGTATCCAGCACCCACGCGGTGCTGGCGTGTGGGACAGGGTGCCGATGCGGCGTGGAGGTGACGCCAGGATGTGTTTTGGGCTGTGGTGGCATCCGACCAGCACTTGCCTTCCTCCCCTGGCCATCGCTCGTCTCGGGTGCTCGCCGGGGGTCACGGCCAAGTGAGGGGCTCTCATGGAGCAGATGCCCCCAAAGGCCACCAGGGTGGGTGACCCGCAGGACAAGGACTTTGACTGGCGGTGCCAGCTGTGACGCACCGTGACTCCCCCAAACACGTGGCTGGGTGGCCACCACGGCACACGCCTGGTCCCCGTCCCCGGGGAGGGGAATGCCACGGAGCGTCGGTGCGCGGCAGCGATGCTCGGCTCCtgatttcctcctctcttccttcccccagctcGACCGCGGACCCTCGGCGCTGCCGCCCATCCCGTGAGCAGCCCCCCATGCTCGGCCCCCCTCCGGTGCCCGCCAGCTGGATGCCGTCCCCGCCGGAGGCTCAGGATGCCCCAAGTGCCTCGGTGACCGCTGGGACGGGGGACAACACCCGCCTGCAGCCGCCTCGCCCCCACGTCCCACGCCGCCCCGCCAGTGAGTCCCGTCCCCCCGCTCCCAGCATCCATCCCCTGCCCCAGTATCAACCTCTTAATGGTTTTAATGGGCCAGACTGGGGACAAGCCGGTCCTCGGCCCCCCGATGGAGGCGGCCGCATTGTTCCCAGCAGAAACCTGATCGCTGCTGGCAAACAAAGCCCAGAAaaggggggctggcaggaggtttgagactgggggggggacggacacaggGGGGTCCTTtctctcccagccccttcccccatCGCTCGCTGGGGATGCCGGGACGAGCTCCGGGCCCCTGTTGCCATCTCCTAGACAAccggtgtggggggggggctttTGTTTCCATAGTGATAAATGTGTGAGCATCCAGCATCTGGGACAAaaggatcccccccccccccagtccctcccttTTTGCCTCCTCGACCCCATCTCCCCCCTCCTTGCAAAAGAGGCCAAAAGacatttgggttttatttggttGAAATGGCATTTCCGTGGTAACCCGGCACGGGCCCACCCCCAAACACAGCCGGCGCGGCCCCCCCGGCATGCGGGGCTGGCTGGGAAGGGGGGTTGGGGCTCTGGGGGATGCCTcacgcccgcagccccccagcacccttagggggagggcagcaggattTGGCAGGACCCCTCCGACGGGGTCCGGCATCCCCCGGTGGCGGTCAGGCAGCCTGATGTCCCCGCTGGGTCCCCTCCCTGGCGGGGTCACAGATCCAGCACCGGGGGCTGCGAGCGGCTTGGGAGCCCCCAAAAGCCTCCCAAAAATGGGGTGACTGGGACTGGGACCCCGGCAGACCGGCGACGCAGACCCCGGTTCCTGCCCGCATCCCTGAGCCTTTTCCCCGCGGTGCCGGCGCCgcgtgctgccgggctggggtgTACGCAGGGCGTTGTTTTCCCACCCCGGCAGAGAGAAGCCGGCGTAGGTGGGTgtcgcgcgcgcgtgtgtgtattTATATCGCCCTGTGCCTACAAACGGCTGGAATGGGAGTTTGGGGTTGGCTAATAACGACGTGGCAGCCGTGAGTCAGCGCGGGGCTCCCAGCCAGCCGTGCCGTGGTGGACCAGTCCCCTGGGGTGGCCAGTGGTCCCATCCTCACAGCCACCATGCTGGCTCCCGGCAGCCCGGGAGTCCCCCCGGTTTCCCCCAACAGCTCCAAGCTCTCCCCAGCCTCGGAGCCGGTGCAAAGCCGTGGATGGTCCTGGAAAAAACGGGGCTGAGATCCCAGCTCCTGGAAAAACCGGGGCTGAGATCCCAGCTCCGCGCTGGGAAACGTGTCCGGGCAGAGCCCCCGCGCTGCGAGATTGGCCTGAAACGTTGCCTGCGCCCGATTATTCATTCCTTATTTTGTTGGCCCCCACCCTAGGCACTCTTTTGGCAGTTAAAATAACGATCGTGATATTAACTAAAGTGTAAATCCCCCAAAACAGGAGCTAATTGTGGAGTATCGTTAATAAAGGGGAAGGTGGCCGTCCCCGACACAGCTTGGGCATGGGAAAAGATCGAAAGTGACCCAAATTCCCTTTCCCTGCTGGACTCCTGTCCCCGTTTGGCACCGGGGATGGAGCTGTGGTGGTGCAGGGGATGGGGGCAAGGGGATGCTTGCCGGTGGCCGGGACCCCCGGGGGCCTTGCCGCTGAGCCTTCCCTTGGCCTCCGCAGGCGGGCGAGCCGTTTTCTCCTGAGACGAGCCCAACCAGGTGATCAAAATAGAGTCCCTCAAGGTGACGGTCGACTTCTTGAAGGTGCCCCTGGGCCTGAAGAAGCCCCCCCTGAAGGAGGCCCTGGCCGCCGTCCCGGGGCCGGGGAGAGCAAAGCCCCTCGGCGTGGAGCGGCACAAGCCCCGGCGCTCCGACACCATGGACAATGAGTCGCAATACTCGGGATATTCCTACAAATCCGGGCATTCCCGCAGCTCCCGCAAGCACAGGTGAGGAGGGGGTGGGTGTGTgcccgaggtgggggggggtcccttggGTGCTGCTGCCCCGGTGCACCCACCCCGCTCCACTCTCTCGCCTCCCAGGGACCGGCGGGACCGGCATCGCTCCAAAAGCCGGGACGGGAGCCGCGGGGACAAGTCGGTGACCATCCAAGCGCCGGGCGAGCCCTTGTTGGACAACGAATCCACGCGGGGGGATGAGAGGGTGAGTGGGGCGCGACGGGGGTCGGCATCTTCGTCCCGCCACGAGGATGCTGCCGAGGGTGGGAgccgccggcggggcgcgggggctcCCGGCATGCCCGCTGCTCCCCAGCAGAGCGGTTGAGCCGGTTGGGCTGGCCCTGGGCTGGCGGCGgtgccggcggggagggagggtggcAAATGAAAGGGGACTGGCTGTGGCGGCACCCCGGGGTgggcacgggctgcccaggggtggAAAACACCCTGGGGATCCACTCCGGCTCCAGCCCCTCGCTCGGCAATGCCAGCGTGGCCGCGCCGAGGCGGAATAAccccagcccggctcccggcGTCCCAGTCCCACGGGGGTCCCGCTGTGACCCCCCCACGCTGGGTGCCGGCACTCCTCCGGCCGCCGCGGAGACCGGTTTTAATCGTCTCCCAGCCACCTACGCGGGCGGCTCCGGCGTTTTTCATCTTCCCCCACCAAAACGGCGGCGCCGGCAGGGTTTGCGGCGGCTGAGCCTGCTCGGTCCAGCCGCGGCCGGAGCGAGCCGATGGCGGCGTGGGTTCGCCTGGGGCCGGGCTGGGATACGGACTGGTCCTCCtggaccctcctcccctccgcATCCCTTGGGAAAAGCCCAGGCTGGGGCTTTATTTTGCCGTTTGGGATGAAATTGCTGGCTTTCCCGCAGTAATTCAGCGGGGAAAAACATACAATGGGATAAAACCTCAAGTTCCAGGGATGCCAAAGTGCTGGAAAAGAAAACGTGAGGGTCTGAGGGAGAGGACAGAGAGACGGTCAGACCCGGGGCGGCGTTTTCCATCTAACGTCTTCTCTCTCCCCTGAAACCCCTCCCTGTTTTAACTGGGAAGGAATCGAGCGGGGCCGGGTCATTCCCACACCCCCTCTGGTTTGAGGAGGGGGGATTTGGGAAGCGGTGGGGGATCCCTGGAGCTCTCGGAGCTGCTGGATGACGGGGGACTTTGTCCTGCCCGGCGCGGGAGGAGgcagcgcccggcggcggcgggggtgtGTTGGGACGGCGGCCGGGCATGTTCCTTCTGGCCCCGCTAATGAGGGGGTTTGCCTGGAAGCGGGATGATGCTTCCCATTTCCAAAGCTGCTCGCACCGGTGCCGGAGAGTTTGGAGCGCGGCGGCACGGAGCCACCGACGGGGGTTTTCTAGAGGGTCCCGGCCAAATCGCCGCGTGTCCCAGGCACCGTCTAAATGGGGGTGATGGCACCGGGCAGCGCACCGGGCTTGGAGGTTTGGTGGATGGGAGACGGTGGGGTCGGGGTGGGCGGGGGTCCGGCAGGGCCGGTAGCCCCCCAGGGTGCTGTGGATGGGAGCGGGGGGGACGCGACGCAGTGCGATCCCCTGTTTAACCCTCCCGTCCGCCCTCCCCAGGACGACAACTGGGGGGAGACCACCACGGTGGTGACAGGGACGTCGGAGCACAGCATCTCGCACGATGACATCACCCGCATCACCAAGGACATGGAGGACAGCGCCCACCTGGACTGCTCCCGGCACCTGGGCGTCTCGCTGGCTGGGGCGCTGGCCCTCCTCGCCTTCCTCACCCCCCTCGCCTTCatgctcctgccccagctgctgtggcGGGAGGAGCTGGAGCCCTGCGGGACACCCTGCGAAGGGCTCTTCATCTCCGTGGCCTTCAAACTCCTCATCCTCCTGCTGGGCAGCTGGGCTCTCTTCTTCCGTCGCCCCAAAGCCTTCTTCCCCCGCGTCTTCGTCTTCCGAGCCTTGCTCATGGTGCTGGTCTTCCTCCTCGTCGTCTCCTACTGGCTGTTCTACGGCGTGCGGATCCTGGACTCGCGGGACCGTAACTACCAGGGGGTGGTTCAGTACGCCGTCTCGCTGGTGGACGCCCTGCTCTTCGTGCACTACCTGGCggtggtgctgctggagctgcggcagctccagccccagttCACCCTCAAGGCCGTGCGCTCCGCCGACGGGGCCAGCCGCTTCTACAACGTCGGCCATCTCAGGTACGGGGGGGTTGGGGGCCAGGGTGCTGCCGCGGGGAGGAGCTTCACGTGTTTGTGGGTGCGCACGAGGGGTGTGGGTGCACCTACAGATGTGCACGGGCATTGGTGCGGGTGCATTcctagaattatagaattgtttaggttggaaaggacctttaaggtTGTCAAACCCAACCATGATCAGAGAACGTTGTAGGTGGGAAAGGACTCTTGAGATTGTCAAGTCCAACCGTGAAATTCTTGTGTGTGCACGTGCGTTGATGCCTGTGCATTCACAGAAACGcggaatcgtttaggttggaaaagacctttaagattgtcAAACCCAACCATGAATCAGAGAATCTTttaggtgggaaaggacctttgagattgtCAAATCCAACCGTGAAATTCGTGTGTGTGCACGTACGTGTGTGCACGTGCATTGACGCGAGTGCATTCGTAGAATTACAGAACCATTTAGGTGGGAAAGGGCCTTCAAAATCATCAAACCCACACATGATCAGAGAATCGTttaggtgggaaaggaccttgaagattGTCAAGTCCAACCGTGAAATTCTTGTGTGTGCACATACGTGTGTGCACGTGCGTTGATGCCTGTGCAGTcgtagaattacagaatcatttaggtgggaaaggacctttaaggTCGTCAAACCCAACCATGAATCAGTGAATCTTttaggtgggaaaggacctttgagattgtCAAGTCCAACCATGAAATTCCTGTGTGTGCACGTGCGTTGATGCCTGTGCATTCACAGAAACACGGAATCGTTTAGGTGGGAAAGGACCTACAAGGTCCTCAAACGTAACCAGGAATCGGAGAATCATtcaggtgggaaaggacctttaaggTTGTTGAGTCCGACCATGAAATTCATGTGTGTGCACGGACATGTGTGCGTTGATGCGTGTGCattcacagaaacatggaatcgtttaggttggaaagggcctttgagatcatcaagcccaaccatgAATCAGAGAATCTTttaggtgggaaaggacctttgagattgtCAAATCCAGCCATGAATCAgggaatcgtttaggttggagaGGAACTTGAAGATTGTCAAGTCCAACTGTGAAATTCGTGTGTGTGCACgtacatgtgtgcatgtgtgttgaCGCGGGTGCATtcgtagaattatagaatcgtttaggtgggaaaggacctttgagattgtCAAATCCAACCATGATCAGAGAATCGTGTAGGTGGAAAAGGAcgtttgagatcatcgagtccaaccatgaaaTTCTTGTGTGTGCACGTGCGTTAATGCCTGTGCATTCGCAGAAACACGGAATCGTTTAGGTGGGAAAGGACCTACAAGGTCCTCAAACCCAGCCATGAATCGGAGAATCATtcaggtgggaaaggacctttaaggtcatcgagtccaaccgcgAAATTCATGTTTGTGCGCGgacgtgtgtgcgtgtgcagtGGTGCGTGTGCACGTACACGTGTGCACATGCGCTGATGTGTGTGCAGGTGCGTATGCGCGCGGGCATCGATGCGTGTACATTCCTGGAGTTGTAgagtcgtttaggttggaaaagacctctaagatcgtcaagtccaaccgtGAAATTTGTGTGCGCACGTACACAAGTGCGTGGGCATCGGTGCGTATGCGTTCGTGTGTGTTCGTATGCATATGCGTGCGTGCAGGCGTGTGTGTGCCCGTGCATGTGTGCACAGGCCTCGATGCGTGTGCgttcgtagaatcacagaacggtttaggtgggaaaggaccttgaagatcgtcgagtccaaccgtGAAATTCATGCATGTGCACGTGCGTATATGCACATGTGTTGATGTGTGTGCACGGGCATTTTGCGCGTGTGTGCGAGCATACGTGCGCGGGCACTGACGCGCGGCTACCttcatggaatcgtagaatcgtttaggttgggaaagaccttGAAGAGCATCAAGTCCGACCGTAAAATTCATCAGCGGCGCACGTGCATATGTGCGCGGGCATCGATGCGTGCGCGcccatgtgtgtgcacatgcatacGTGTACAGCCGTCGAACCCGAACcgttccgtgattctatgatgtgtGTCCATTCATAGAGTcttagaatcattcaggttggaaaggaccttgaagatcgTCAAGTCCGACTGTGAAATTCATGTGTGCGAGCGTACGTATGTGCGTGTGCGTGTACATATGTGCACGGGCATTGATGTGTGCGCGTGTGCGTACGCACACGGGCATTGACGTGTGTGTATTCATGGAATCATTTCAGttgggaaagacctttaagatcgtcaagccCAACCGTGAAGTTCATCCGTGTGCACGCACATGAGTCCGTGCGTGTTCCTGTGTGCGCAGACACGCGTGTGCACGTGCACACGTGTGTTCACCAGCCATTGTGCCCACGCCGCTTCCCTCTGCGGCACCCGGCTCCGgccggaggagctgctggggggctgACCCATCCCCGCGGTGCCACGCGTGGTCCATGTcccccatcctggtcctgccCCGCTCCGTGTGCCCCCCTGCCCTCGGCACGGCGCTAACCGGCTCTCTGTGCCCCCCCGGGCCCGGCTGTGTCTCCCCGCAGCATCCAGCGAGCGGCCGTCTGGATCCTGGAGAACTATTACCACGATTTCCCGGTCTACAACCCTGCCCTCCTCAACCTGCCAAAATCCGTCCTGTCCAAGAAAATGTCCGGGTTTAAAGTCTATTCCCTCGGCGAGGGTGAGCTCCCCTTCCCTTGGCTTCTCCTCtcgttctctctcttccttcccttccccatccctgtgtttTCCTCTCCGGAGGCTGCTCTCGGctccgtggggcagggggagcatcgggcaccccgctgcccccccaacccctctgGAACCTCCatccctttttttatttccccctggCAGAAAACACGACGAACAACTCCACGGGCCAGTCCCGGGCCGTCATCGCGGCGGCCGCCCGGCGGCGTGACAACAGCCACAACGAGTATTACTACGAGGAAGCAGAGCACGAGCGCCGGGTGCGGAAACGCCGCGCCAGGTACGGGGCCGGTGGCGGGCACCACCTCCGGGTGGCACCGGGTGCCCCCATTGCTGCGTGTCCCCCATGGGGTGCCCATGCCAGCACCCCCCTGAGgacctgggctgtgctgggaggggctggggatggggtgtccctgctcttggggaatcacagaatggttcaggtggGAAGGGGCCTTGAAGACCATCccgtcccccccctgccctgggcagggacacctcccaccagcccaggtcgctccaagccccgtccaacctggccttgaacccctccagggatggggcagccacagcttctctgggcaacctgcgccaggggctcacccccctcacagccaagaatttctccctaatatccaatctcaatctcccctccttcagtgtaaaactgttccccctcgtcccgtggctcccctccctgctccagagtccctccccagctttcctggagccccttgagggactggaaggggctccaaggtctccgcggagccttctcttctccaggctgttgcATGGCACAGCCAGATCTCCCCAAAACTGGTTTTGGGGTAGAAGCTGGGttcctggctgcccccagccccatgggatCTCCTGCCCATGGCCggactctgcccctctgcagccacGTCCCTGGCTTTCCCCCCGGCAGGCTGGTGGTGGCGGTGGAAGAAGCCTTCACCCACATCAagcggctgcaggaggaggaccaGAAGAACCCCCGGGAGATCATGGACCCGCGGGAGGCGGCTCAGGCCATCTTCGCCTCCATGGCCCGGGCCATGCAGAAGTACCTGCGCACCACCAAGCAGCAGCCCTACCACACCATGGAGAGCATCCTGCAGCACCTCGAGTTCTGCATCACCCACGACATGACGCCAAAGGTGTGCGGGGGGACACAGCGCGGTGGGACGGGGTCCACGGGTTTGCCCAAGGGCTTGGTCCAGAGGGCGAGGActtgggtgggggtttttttcctcaccgTGTGAGAGCATCCCCCTGGGAGGAGGACAAGGGTTGGGAGATAgagccagaaaagcaggtggaaCCCCAAGGAACAACACACTGTGGTGGGAACCGGCCGCGCGGGGACGTTTTTCCTGCAGGACCTGCCGAGCAGCTTGAGGCTGC from Rissa tridactyla isolate bRisTri1 chromosome 23, bRisTri1.patW.cur.20221130, whole genome shotgun sequence harbors:
- the VANGL2 gene encoding vang-like protein 2; the protein is MDNESQYSGYSYKSGHSRSSRKHRDRRDRHRSKSRDGSRGDKSVTIQAPGEPLLDNESTRGDERDDNWGETTTVVTGTSEHSISHDDITRITKDMEDSAHLDCSRHLGVSLAGALALLAFLTPLAFMLLPQLLWREELEPCGTPCEGLFISVAFKLLILLLGSWALFFRRPKAFFPRVFVFRALLMVLVFLLVVSYWLFYGVRILDSRDRNYQGVVQYAVSLVDALLFVHYLAVVLLELRQLQPQFTLKAVRSADGASRFYNVGHLSIQRAAVWILENYYHDFPVYNPALLNLPKSVLSKKMSGFKVYSLGEENTTNNSTGQSRAVIAAAARRRDNSHNEYYYEEAEHERRVRKRRARLVVAVEEAFTHIKRLQEEDQKNPREIMDPREAAQAIFASMARAMQKYLRTTKQQPYHTMESILQHLEFCITHDMTPKAFLERYLTAGPTIQYHKDRWLAKQWTLVSEEPVTNGLKDGVVFVLKRQDFSLVVSTKKIPFFKLSEEFVDPKSHKFVMRLQSETSV